Genomic segment of Dunckerocampus dactyliophorus isolate RoL2022-P2 chromosome 13, RoL_Ddac_1.1, whole genome shotgun sequence:
CGACTTGCGTACGTGTTCTTGCTTGAGGCAATTTGAAGCCTGTGACTATTGTTCCGCAGCCATCCCTTGGCCAAAGGTCTGCATGTCTGTTTAAACAAGCactcaggtacacacacaccctccacaGGCAGAAGCCACACACACTTTCCTTCAGCCAAGCCTGTTTTTCAACATAGATTGATGCTCCGGGTTTAGCCCATGGGTCGCATTGTCATTGTTGTTTTGAAAACACCTTTTCTATTAGCGATGCGCACATTGATCAGCCGATTTCCTTGAAAAAGATATCGGCATACGCCAATAATGCCTTTCGACGccaatcacaaaagccaatcacctgtggctagtactgTTGCAGcctgcagtgtagtgtcttgtccTAACGTCTTGATCAGCGtcatcctcccactttccttcagtGTGCAAAACagtcatgtctgccgtgtggagcttaactgccaacacatgccacaacaacgatcttgcgggggtagcacgttaaaaagcttaaatacggcatttgaagaacaaacacatgaTGAAGTATGGTAAGGCTTGCGGAGTGATCTGTCAAATGTCAGCTAATgcagccatgtggacaacacCCGCCCATATGTGCGTGGCAGTCAGAAGGCTTAGCAAATAATccgaaaaataatttaattcattcaGCCTTTCTCAGTGCcagaagacaccgggttcgctgAGTGTTCTCTCTGTGATAGCAAAAATAATACTATAGTAATATTGGTATTTAGTATAAACAGTAACAGCTCTTATATATTTCCTCCAGTGTCTCTACTGTGAGACAGACAGGGGCACACAGCGACCTCGGCCAGTCGGAGGTATCCTAGCGGTGTCTGGAAGGTTGTTCTGATTTATTGTTTCTTATCAGGGGAGAAGTGTCTGTTTTGTATGAAAAGCCTCGGTGTATGTGTTTACGTTCTCTTGACATAAGCCTGTGTGTGTCCTCTTTGTCTCGGGGCGCTCTCCGGCAGACGGCAACATTGAATGTTCTCTCTGCTTGACAAGCGCCTTCCCAAAGCTTTGGTAAAATAGATAAAAGACAACTGGTTTTGTGGACAatctgtattaaaaaaaaagttgccaaaACATCACTTACCTCTAAGTGCTGCGAGAGCTTCACCAATGTATTCGAACCCAAAGTCTCCTTAACTCTCACTGCCaaaaaaagtaacgttgactgccaaagacgtctattgacgtcttgcttttttttgcgggagctacagatcaaagtcttattcatcttgtctgtgaatttctgacttgtaggcaatgtatttgtgcctcagtagggggcaacaggtgtcttttcctccaaccggcagcggcagattgtctatgaagaagacggattgtgggttgagagagggaaaatggcaaaacacatgcagaaattgagcggagacaaaaaatacaagcaGCTAACGCTggcacagagcttgtctggcagTGGGTCTGTCTTTAGTAGTGACATGACCGCGAAAGATGGAGGTGACATGGGTGTGACACCGGAAGcggttcagagtcgggtgactcaatacccgaccctgattcttctcacgtgtggctgccgtctggatgggtcagcagcagggattcatccccacatccagcagacccccccGTCAccctgcttgaatttgcttctctgcagaaaaagttcGTTTTCTCTGTTCTTTGGtgaaaatcaggtgtttttgctgaaactaccttatgttctaccgccaatatctaaagaccccaAAAGgctagaaactaacttttttttctgatgaaaaaaatactctaaagtttctttaggtAGATTCAACGTTTATGCAGTCATACAACTCAAATTATGTGGGTCTTgtaagttcagcaaaaatgcccaaaaactctggcagtatggggAGCTCTGCTCTGAACGTGGCTGGCTGGCAGGCAGTGAGTtaaaggcgtctcatcctcttcAAGTTTCAAGAGTGGtacatgttctcttgaaaaaggaaaaaatcaaTGGTTTTgttggttccttttttcatgtcctatagccagtagcaggggtgcagccaggaattgtagatcccgggggggggggggaatcaggccccccaccaccaccaccattaaTTACTAATTTAATTAGTAATTATGTATGTTTGAGCCCCCccggcagtcaagggaccttggaattgtccagaCTTTTCCCATTTTATATGGCCGATTGCGGTCCTGTATGGTGTCTGGAGCATAAAACCTTGATTGGAGCATTGCTCAGTTACAGCTCTCTGCTTTGCTGGAATCTTGTAATTATTTGTCTGGGCAGAGCGTCTAGCATTCCGCGGTCACATTCCAATCTCCCCTCCCACCCCCGGTGAAACACCCTGTCCCCCTCCCCCATTCACCGCATTGGCagatcggggggggggggggacatgcCCATACCTGTGACTCCTCCCCCACCCCTTCCTCATTTTACTCCCCAGCTCCATACAAGCAATTGTTGCCTAATCAGATTCAGATGGTGTCTTTAACAAAGCCAGTTGTGATGTTTTAtgaagcagtaaaaaaaaaaaatatctttcctATATCCCATTTTGAGCCTAAGCTgcttttttgcgtgagaggaaGCTGCACAACATGTTCAGGATGTGAGCCGGTCATGCATCATGGTTTACTGAAGGTGGTTATTATGCTGTCAGTGCTGTGAGCTTGAAGAACAATGGCGACTCGTACATTCCCATGTAACACACCATCTTGTGTCTGAAATCTTCCCCTCCACTATGCATTTACTGTGAGTTGAAAGTGTGCAAGTTTTGACACATCATCCTTTCCGTTTGATGACACATTATCTTCTCAGCTTTGTGCCTACTATTGGAATgaggaagtggaggaggaggaggaggaggaggaggggaaacTAACCATAAAGCAGTAATCTTCAAGTCTCAAGGAGGGAGTTAACAGAACCCAGGAAGTAGGCCCAGTCGTGCtgtcttttcctcctcctttttagCGATTATGTGACTGCCAGATCAGAAAGGCATAACCACACTAGTGTTTTGACCAATACTACTGGAGACAACGCCTCGGTTAACGTCTCCTTCATTCGTTCCAATGAGCAGTGGTGGGCCACACCCATGCCGTTTAGTTTGTTTATCCACTTTTAGAGTGCATTTTTGTTGTCTTGATCATGTCAATAGTCACTTGGTCCATCGCTTCCTCATTCTTATCgcggttttaaaaaaacaataaatgatggctcttttgtggttgactacagcctattatttgtcaagaaataagcatatttaagcaaattgtatgtaattcttgcccaaattaagcattcaAGCCTAAAAATTGCTCAATGAACTCAAACACAGTCGccccttgtttatagcggttaattggttccagacccgaccacgataaatgaatttccgcggtataggattcaatgttagtTCATTTAATATTGTCAGAGTTGGAGCACAGAAAATCTGttggactttctaaatacggtttttaacatacttcatgtctacagggctttaacacccctatagtcacctttacactcctattattcattgtatACACCACATTGAGTAACTCTTACGCTGCAGGGACTccagacggccgctagctaatGAGCTAACCCGTTAccatcaaatttatttcttatcTGAAGCAAGCCAAAagcgtaccacttccacatggaatgggaggataatgCCATGGCGATTGTCTGGgcccaattaaccaccataaacgagatATTACTGTGAAATCTCCCTTCTGGCCTACAGGTCGGCTCCAGAAGTTTGCAGAAGAATGCTCTcaaagcttttctttttttcttcccctcTCGCATGGCTCTTCAAATCTCAGAGTGTCCTAAAGGGTTCCATATGTTTGCGCTCTGCCGTGTAACAATGGCCCTAGTTTCATCCGGAACAAGACCTTCATTGTGGTTCCCCACCCGATGTAGAGCTTAGTCCACTGAGCCACTTCTTGTGACTGCTGTACTTCATTATAGCCCCGCCATGTGGATTGTATGGCATGGGGGTGGTGGTTTCCACTATCCTTCCAGTCCAGATGGtctcactgttttttttatgtcatctACCTGGATAAGAGCTTTTGAGTGGCTGGTTGTGTTTTGCTAAGGTGTAACTGActtgtacagtgtgtgtgtatatacacaacAGTAGATGTAATGTAGGTAAATATGTGCTGGACAAACAACATTCTTGGCTTTCGTGGTGTAGAAGATTGTCATCTGTACTGTAGTTTTCATTGGCATTCCCTTGTCTCCTGTGGCTGTTGTGGCTCCCTGTGAGAATGCGCCACATGAACATATGAACTGTGGTAACCCAGTATCTGATGACAAGCTCAAGTCTTCTCATTGTTACCGGCCGGGGTGGGGAGTGGAGGGGTTGTGTTTCCTTCTGAAGCATGTTTTCAAGAGTCGTGTTACGTCCTGTTTTACCGCACAAAGGTTTCCGTAACACGAGAGCCGTGCTCCCCACCTGCCCTTCTGTGCGTTCATTGGTCATGCTTAAAGTAagccttttgttttgtttctctgcAGAGGGGATCTGACGAACTCTTTTCTTCCTGCATATCCAACGGGCCCTATATCATGAACTCAGGTAGGGGGTTGCCATGAAAGGATGGTTCCTTCCccttccccccctcccccactgCCTCATTTAAGCGCTTGTCTTGTCTGTGttgtatgtgttgccatggcgatCAATCCATTATTCAGGCACGGGCAAGCAACGCCTTTTCACTCCCCCTGATAGTATCTGCCTCTTGTTTGCCCTCGCAGCCAATGGCAACGACAGCAAAAAATTCAAGGGTGACGTCCGCAGTCCCGGTGTTCCATCACGTGTGGTGCACGTACGCAAGCTGCCCAGTGACATAAACGAGGCCGAGGTTATCGGGCTGGGTTTGCCCTTTGGAAAAGTCACCAATCTGCTGATGCTGAAAGGGAAAAACCAGGTACGGCGTGATGGATAGATCCCCTGTTCTGTCAGGGTTCGCTATTTAAAGTATGGGGCACAACCGTGTGTTATCATaactttttgtctttgttaaatCCAATGATTGTTACTGGCTTACTGTCTTAAACAATGCCACAGCAGTCGAGTTTAGTGCAAGACTGTTTTTCCTGTTGCACTACGCAGGCTTTCTTGGAGCTGAACAGTGAGGAGTGTGCTCAGACCATGGTGAGCTACTACTCGTCTGTCACCCCTGTCATCAGAAACCATCCCATTTACATGCAGTACTCCACCCACAAAGAACTCAAGACGGACAACTCCCCCAACCAAGTGGTGAGACCTTGGCACCATtccttgcttttcatgtttttgcatttCAAGTGTTTTATTTTAGAACTCGCTTTAGCCTGAAAATGTTACACCTGTTCTCATGCACGGTGCTAAGACGTTTCTTTGCATTCTCCCCCCTCAGCGTGCCCAGGCAGCTCTGCAGGCGGTCAACACTCTGCACGGAGGCGGGATCGGTGGCATGGCCATTTCTGCAGACACAGGCGGCCTCGCGGGCGCTACAGCTCAGAGCCCCGTTCTCAGAGTCATTGTGGAGAACCTTTTCTACCCGGTCACCCTGGATGTATTGCACCAGGTACCATCTGAGCTACCCACCtggatacatttttaaacaagcctgcttttttatgGTAGTATTGGTATTCGACTGACCTATGACATCTTACTTTGAATTTCCTCAGATATTTTCCAAGATAGGCACAGTGCTGAAGATCATCACTTTCACAAAGAACAACCAGTTTCAGGCTCTCATCCAGTATGCTGACGCCATGACGGCATATCACGCTAAAATGGTAAGGCTGGTACAGTTAAAGCTTGGCTAATCTTCTGTGTAGGCTCTATTCTCTCTGAAACGCAAGGTGTGATGCCTTCCAGCCACGCTCGTTCACTGTTCAGCTTGTTGGCTTCCTTCCTCGCGGGCAAACATTGGCAGTCTGAGACagattgttttttgggggggggagtaaatatatttaatatttattaatatatattaatattttttttttacaaaaattaaaatgtaaaaattagcaaaaaaaaaagtccagtatAAGGAGAAAAACTTCATATTAATTCACTTAgttacctataacacaaaggtaTGCAGCCCTGCGTTAGCATTTGTCACTGTGGTTTCATAGAACAGtgattctttttgtttttttaacattcacaactatatttttcacaattgcaAGTTAAACTGAATGACGTTAATAGCTGTCACTCACTCATGCCCGTAGTGTGAGCGCACGTACACAGTGCACGCAGTCTCAAGAGAAGTTATCAAAAATTAGCAGCCATGGCCAAGTAAGAGGCAGGGAGGGATTTAGCACTTTCCAACATTAGCACCGCATGACATGACAGACGGCACCTATTTAACTCAAATAAAACCCTCATGCGTCCCCACTTTTCTGTCAGTCTCTGGATGGGCAGAACATCTACAACGCCTGCTGCACCCTGAGAATCAGCTACTCCAAGCTCACTAGCCTCAATGTGAAGTACAACAACGACAAGAGCAGGGACTACACTCGCCCCGACCTCCCCAACGCAGATTCCCAGCCCACCCTTGACCACCAGACCATGGCAGCTGCTGCATTTGGTAACACCCCGCCCCCCCAAT
This window contains:
- the LOC129192601 gene encoding polypyrimidine tract-binding protein 1-like isoform X3 is translated as MNSANGNDSKKFKGDVRSPGVPSRVVHVRKLPSDINEAEVIGLGLPFGKVTNLLMLKGKNQAFLELNSEECAQTMVSYYSSVTPVIRNHPIYMQYSTHKELKTDNSPNQVRAQAALQAVNTLHGGGIGGMAISADTGGLAGATAQSPVLRVIVENLFYPVTLDVLHQIFSKIGTVLKIITFTKNNQFQALIQYADAMTAYHAKMSLDGQNIYNACCTLRISYSKLTSLNVKYNNDKSRDYTRPDLPNADSQPTLDHQTMAAAAFAAPGIISASPYGGAHAFPPAFAIQQAAGLAVPGIPSALASLGVGHGGMAAAAAAASRLSLAGLAAAGGHNVLLVSNLNPESVTPHCLFILFGVYGDVMRVKILFNKKENALIQMSDGTQAQLAISHLNGQRLHGRAIRVTVSKHTTVQLPREGQEDQGLTKDFSNSPLHRFKKPGSKNYSNIFPPSATLHLSNIPPSVVEEDLKRLFASSGATVKAFKFFQNDRKMALIQMASVEEAIECLIEFHNHDLGENHHLRVSFSKSTI